From Streptomyces qinzhouensis, one genomic window encodes:
- a CDS encoding S1 family peptidase, whose product MIRRTAQPKTRRTSGTAARVALLGAATALVTAGLGGSAGAVVNGEDSTQRYSFMASIPMGMPVSGGGTLDGVCGGTLIHPRWVLTAAHCAGQIGGANPKGTVRIGSEYRNSGGTVRTIVKKIVHPDYSAPGQRGHHDLALIKLDRPVAHTPARIAERAPAVGAPTRVLGFGTTVDSLDLSEWKFAERLQQLETRRAADATCSNFKPGAELCTESRVPKAMACPGDSGGPQIQRIGGRWQLVGATSGDGDTNDYCTSGPGVWTSVPAHKGWIAKTLAQHR is encoded by the coding sequence ATGATTCGCCGGACCGCTCAGCCGAAGACCCGCCGTACCAGCGGAACGGCGGCGCGCGTGGCCTTGCTCGGTGCGGCCACCGCCCTCGTCACGGCCGGACTCGGCGGCAGCGCCGGGGCCGTCGTCAACGGCGAGGACTCCACTCAGCGGTACTCGTTCATGGCGTCGATCCCGATGGGAATGCCCGTGTCCGGGGGCGGCACGCTGGACGGGGTGTGCGGCGGGACCCTGATCCACCCCCGCTGGGTGCTCACCGCCGCGCACTGCGCCGGTCAGATCGGCGGAGCGAATCCGAAGGGTACGGTCCGGATCGGCAGCGAGTACCGCAACTCCGGTGGCACGGTCCGCACCATCGTGAAGAAGATCGTCCACCCGGACTACAGCGCCCCCGGGCAGCGCGGCCACCACGACCTCGCGCTGATCAAGCTCGACCGCCCGGTCGCTCATACGCCCGCCCGGATCGCCGAGCGGGCCCCGGCGGTGGGCGCGCCCACCCGGGTGCTCGGCTTCGGCACCACGGTCGACTCGCTCGACTTGTCCGAGTGGAAGTTCGCCGAGCGGCTCCAGCAACTGGAGACCCGCAGGGCCGCCGACGCCACCTGCTCGAACTTCAAGCCGGGCGCCGAACTGTGCACCGAGTCCCGGGTCCCGAAGGCCATGGCCTGCCCCGGTGACTCCGGCGGCCCGCAGATCCAGCGGATCGGCGGACGCTGGCAGCTGGTCGGCGCCACCTCCGGCGACGGCGACACCAACGACTACTGCACGAGCGGTCCGGGCGTCTGGACCTCCGTACCGGCACACAAGGGGTGGATCGCCAAGACGCTGGCCCAGCACCGCTGA
- a CDS encoding geranyl diphosphate 2-C-methyltransferase produces the protein MSPSDTTTTVRDAVTIPAPATPYQGEIARYWDQEARPVNLRLGDVDGLYHHHYGIGAVDHTALGAPGAADREEKLIAELHRLESAQTDVLLDHLGPVQQDDLLVDAGCGRGGSMVMAHQRFGCSVEGVTLSVKQADFANRRAKELGVEGSVRARVCNMLSMPFATGQAAASWNNESSMYVDLQDLFAEHARVLASGGRYVTITGCWNPVHGQPSKWVSQINAHFECNIHSRREYLRAMADNRLVPQAVVDLTAATLPYWELRATSSLTTGIEEAFINSYKDGSFQYLLIAADRV, from the coding sequence TTGTCTCCGTCCGACACCACCACCACTGTCCGTGACGCCGTCACCATCCCCGCACCGGCAACGCCCTATCAGGGTGAAATCGCCCGCTACTGGGACCAGGAGGCCAGACCCGTCAATCTGCGCCTCGGCGATGTCGACGGCCTCTACCACCATCACTACGGCATCGGCGCCGTCGACCACACCGCCCTCGGGGCGCCCGGCGCCGCCGACCGGGAGGAGAAGCTGATCGCGGAGCTCCACCGGCTGGAGTCCGCCCAGACCGATGTCCTCCTCGACCACCTCGGCCCGGTCCAGCAGGACGATCTGCTGGTCGACGCCGGCTGCGGCCGCGGCGGCTCCATGGTGATGGCCCATCAGCGTTTCGGCTGCTCCGTCGAGGGCGTCACGCTCTCCGTCAAACAGGCCGACTTCGCCAACCGGCGCGCCAAGGAGCTGGGCGTCGAGGGCTCCGTCCGGGCCCGGGTCTGCAACATGCTGTCCATGCCGTTCGCCACGGGGCAGGCCGCGGCCTCGTGGAACAACGAGTCCAGCATGTACGTCGACCTCCAGGACCTGTTCGCCGAGCACGCCCGGGTACTGGCCTCCGGCGGCCGCTACGTCACCATCACCGGCTGCTGGAACCCCGTCCACGGACAGCCGTCGAAATGGGTCTCCCAGATCAACGCCCACTTCGAGTGCAATATCCACTCCCGCCGTGAATATCTGCGTGCCATGGCGGACAACCGGCTGGTGCCGCAGGCGGTCGTCGATCTGACGGCGGCGACCCTGCCGTACTGGGAGCTGCGGGCCACCTCGTCCCTGACCACGGGCATCGAGGAGGCGTTCATCAACTCCTACAAGGACGGTTCGTTCCAGTATCTGCTGATCGCGGCCGACCGCGTCTGA
- a CDS encoding GlxA family transcriptional regulator — protein sequence MNVVALLVLDGVPGDQLTTPGQLFGAVAGVSCQRAGYELRICSGAGSVTTAGPGAFRVATLWGTDGLDGAGTVIVPGYGGFRDEPPAGVLEAVRAAAGRGSRIGAVGTGTFALAAAGLLDGRRATTDWRHIEELARRYPGVGAGPGDAPVADGPYLTSAGVLGGKDLCLRIIGEDHGEAMAHEVDRRLFLRLPAPPAGAAGRVPPAPAPGPGGAYDPGPGGTDGLGPTLRWLEEELHRPLTLDSIAARAGTSVRTLTRRFRAVTGLSPLQYLLRARMRRAQWLLERGDASVERIAAETGLGTPANLRHHFQRVNGTTPGVYRAAFRSMVGMFTPDHEIAAADGPV from the coding sequence ATGAACGTGGTCGCGCTTCTTGTTCTCGACGGTGTCCCGGGGGATCAGCTCACCACCCCCGGGCAGCTGTTCGGGGCCGTCGCCGGGGTCTCCTGCCAACGGGCCGGATACGAACTGAGGATCTGCTCCGGCGCCGGCTCGGTCACCACGGCCGGTCCGGGTGCGTTCCGGGTCGCCACGCTCTGGGGGACGGACGGTCTCGACGGCGCGGGGACCGTGATCGTCCCCGGCTACGGGGGCTTCCGGGACGAACCGCCGGCCGGGGTGCTCGAAGCGGTACGGGCCGCCGCCGGCCGGGGCAGCCGGATCGGCGCGGTCGGAACCGGTACCTTCGCGCTCGCCGCCGCCGGGCTGCTCGACGGGCGGCGGGCCACCACCGACTGGCGGCATATCGAGGAGCTCGCCCGGCGGTATCCGGGGGTCGGCGCCGGCCCCGGGGACGCGCCGGTCGCGGACGGCCCGTACCTCACCTCGGCGGGTGTGCTCGGCGGCAAGGACCTCTGTCTGCGCATCATCGGCGAGGACCACGGCGAGGCGATGGCCCATGAGGTGGACCGGCGGCTCTTCCTCCGGCTGCCCGCACCGCCCGCGGGGGCGGCCGGCCGCGTCCCGCCCGCGCCGGCCCCCGGGCCGGGCGGGGCTTACGACCCCGGGCCGGGCGGGACGGACGGCCTCGGGCCGACCCTGCGATGGCTGGAGGAGGAACTGCACCGGCCGCTGACCCTCGACTCCATCGCCGCCCGCGCGGGCACCAGCGTGCGCACCCTGACCCGGCGGTTCCGTGCCGTGACCGGGCTGAGCCCGCTCCAATATCTGCTGCGGGCCCGGATGCGGCGGGCACAGTGGCTGCTGGAGCGCGGGGACGCCTCGGTGGAGCGGATCGCGGCGGAGACGGGGCTCGGGACGCCCGCCAATCTCCGCCATCACTTCCAGCGCGTCAACGGCACGACGCCCGGCGTCTACCGTGCCGCGTTCCGCTCGATGGTCGGCATGTTCACCCCGGACCACGAGATCGCCGCCGCGGACGGTCCGGTGTGA
- a CDS encoding family 2 encapsulin nanocompartment cargo protein terpene cyclase, translated as MSTEAPRWIPGGPTGLGTAGLIPVRRDDPPRTDPFRTDPPRIEPVPAPERAQIPVPGRAQVPAPGRAPVPVPTPAEPADPVPGLYHHPVTAYDRERAAEIDRRLKDWAIDEIELYPPEWAEQFEGFKTGMYMTVCHPDAPTVEHLMTAARLMVAENAVDDYYCEDHGGSPVGLGGRLLLAHTALDPVHTTAEYQVPWAESLRADAPRRAYRSAMEHFLEAATPSQADRFRHDMARLHLGYLAEGAWDQTDHVPEVWEYLSMRQFNNFRPCPTITDTVGGYELPADLHARPALQRVIALASNATTIVNDLYSYMKELDSPGRHLNLPVVIAERENRSEREAYLKAVEVHNDLMHAFEAESAALAAAFPVPVLTRFLRGVADWVDGNHHWHSSNTYRYRLPDFW; from the coding sequence ATGAGCACCGAAGCGCCGCGGTGGATCCCGGGCGGACCGACCGGTCTGGGCACCGCGGGCCTGATTCCGGTGCGCCGCGACGACCCGCCCCGGACCGACCCGTTCCGGACCGACCCGCCTCGGATCGAGCCGGTCCCGGCCCCGGAGCGGGCTCAGATCCCCGTCCCGGGCCGGGCTCAGGTCCCGGCCCCGGGCCGGGCTCCGGTCCCCGTCCCGACCCCGGCGGAACCCGCCGATCCCGTCCCCGGTCTCTACCACCACCCGGTCACCGCCTACGACCGGGAGCGGGCCGCCGAGATCGACCGGCGGCTCAAGGACTGGGCGATCGACGAGATCGAGCTCTATCCCCCCGAATGGGCCGAGCAGTTCGAGGGCTTCAAGACGGGGATGTACATGACCGTCTGCCATCCCGACGCTCCCACGGTCGAGCATCTGATGACCGCCGCCCGGCTGATGGTCGCCGAGAACGCGGTCGACGACTACTACTGCGAGGACCACGGCGGCTCGCCCGTCGGTCTCGGCGGCCGACTGCTGCTGGCCCATACGGCACTCGATCCCGTCCACACCACCGCCGAGTACCAGGTGCCCTGGGCCGAATCGCTCCGGGCGGACGCCCCCCGGCGGGCGTACCGCTCCGCCATGGAGCACTTCCTGGAGGCGGCCACCCCGTCCCAGGCGGACCGGTTCCGGCACGATATGGCCCGGCTCCACCTCGGCTATCTCGCCGAAGGCGCCTGGGATCAGACGGACCATGTGCCGGAGGTGTGGGAGTACCTCTCCATGCGGCAGTTCAACAACTTCCGCCCCTGCCCCACCATCACCGACACCGTCGGCGGATACGAACTCCCCGCCGACCTCCATGCCCGGCCGGCGCTCCAGCGGGTCATCGCACTCGCCTCCAACGCCACCACCATCGTCAACGACCTCTACTCCTATATGAAGGAGCTGGACAGCCCGGGCCGGCATCTGAATCTGCCCGTGGTGATCGCCGAGCGCGAGAACCGCTCGGAGCGCGAGGCCTATCTGAAGGCGGTCGAGGTCCACAACGACCTCATGCACGCCTTCGAAGCAGAGTCGGCCGCCTTGGCCGCGGCCTTCCCCGTGCCGGTTCTGACGCGCTTCCTGCGCGGAGTGGCCGACTGGGTCGACGGCAACCACCACTGGCACAGCAGCAACACCTACCGCTATCGCCTGCCGGACTTCTGGTAA
- a CDS encoding RidA family protein — MTINHLTHIPAPDGVHPAVPYTHVVTGAGRWVAVSGQIALDEEGRLVGPGDPLAQARRVFLNLERCLAAAGATFDDVVRLTYYMADIAHLKEVAVARGEVMDPARLPASSAFQVVSLVSPEFLMEIEVDAIVPADRELPEPR; from the coding sequence ATGACGATCAACCACTTGACGCACATCCCCGCCCCGGACGGGGTACACCCCGCGGTCCCCTACACCCATGTCGTCACCGGCGCCGGACGGTGGGTGGCCGTATCGGGGCAGATCGCCCTCGACGAGGAGGGGCGGCTGGTGGGCCCCGGGGACCCGCTGGCCCAGGCTCGCCGGGTGTTCCTCAATCTGGAGCGCTGTCTGGCGGCCGCGGGCGCGACCTTCGACGATGTGGTGCGGCTGACGTACTACATGGCGGACATCGCCCATCTGAAGGAAGTCGCCGTCGCACGGGGCGAGGTGATGGACCCGGCACGGCTCCCGGCGTCGTCCGCGTTCCAGGTCGTCTCGCTGGTGTCGCCGGAGTTCCTGATGGAGATCGAAGTGGACGCGATCGTCCCCGCCGACCGGGAGCTTCCCGAACCGCGGTGA
- a CDS encoding ABC transporter permease produces MPHTAQPSPSPSPPLPRAAATGASRRPRGLRARGPVTAARLTGAVSLAAGIGLWQLAAALGTAGVPGPGPVAARAAELLADGTLVTDAVVSVRRVLTGFLLGTAAAIPVGALMGWYPVARALLEPWVQFFRVIPPLAIIPLTIVLLGIDEPAKITVIFLAAFLSSVVSVFQGVVAVDRTLVDAARVLGARDPGIFVRVVVPATVPFLFVGARVGLGAAWSTLVAAELIAAQQGLGYRMQQAQLYYDLETIFVGIVSIGALGLLMDRLLITAERRATVWQERRAV; encoded by the coding sequence ATGCCACACACCGCACAACCCTCCCCGTCCCCGTCCCCGCCGCTGCCGCGTGCCGCGGCCACCGGCGCGTCCCGGCGGCCGCGTGGCCTTCGGGCCCGCGGCCCGGTGACGGCCGCCCGGCTGACGGGGGCCGTCTCCCTCGCCGCCGGTATCGGTCTCTGGCAGCTGGCCGCCGCGCTGGGGACAGCCGGTGTCCCGGGGCCCGGGCCGGTGGCGGCGCGGGCCGCGGAACTCCTCGCGGACGGGACGCTGGTCACGGACGCGGTCGTGTCGGTACGCCGGGTGCTGACCGGATTTCTGCTCGGCACCGCGGCCGCGATTCCGGTCGGCGCGCTGATGGGCTGGTATCCGGTGGCCCGGGCGCTGCTGGAGCCATGGGTGCAGTTCTTCCGGGTGATACCGCCCCTCGCGATCATCCCGCTGACGATCGTGCTGCTGGGCATCGACGAGCCCGCCAAGATCACCGTGATCTTCCTGGCGGCCTTCCTCTCCTCCGTTGTCTCCGTGTTCCAGGGCGTCGTCGCGGTGGACCGGACCCTCGTCGACGCGGCCCGGGTGCTCGGGGCCAGGGATCCGGGGATCTTCGTCCGGGTCGTGGTCCCGGCCACCGTGCCGTTCCTGTTCGTCGGGGCCCGGGTGGGCCTCGGGGCCGCGTGGTCGACGCTCGTCGCCGCCGAACTCATCGCCGCCCAGCAGGGGCTGGGCTACCGGATGCAGCAGGCCCAGCTCTATTACGACCTCGAAACCATCTTCGTCGGGATCGTCTCCATCGGTGCGCTCGGGCTGCTGATGGACCGACTGCTGATCACCGCCGAACGCCGGGCCACGGTCTGGCAGGAAAGGAGGGCGGTATGA
- a CDS encoding ROK family protein, with amino-acid sequence MPRTEPTALTLLRRTHEAQVVDVLRRLGAVSRGELARHTGLSRTALSSITGALIGRAVVVAGPAPAEGVRGRGRPVELLRLHPATGRCAGVDLGRGRVRAVVANAAHQIVASGARACPPEVPWERRTDAALELLDELLDGSAAGLEGIGVGLVGPVPAPGERAATVVRLLGERYGAPVLVENNTRLAALAEAVHGAGAGARHAVYVHLSHGVGGGLVVDGRLLGGASGTAGEVGHMTADPGGPRCRCGNHGCLELYASLPAVEAAGGPGDDGAVARAGRMTGRVLAGLCTAVNPELLIVGGELAALGARLLGPLESELRARTLPAALRGLRIVTARLGDEGGALGAIALIRQEAPPAVNGGARAAAGPLAGCTGPGSSG; translated from the coding sequence ATGCCCAGGACCGAACCGACCGCCCTGACCCTCCTCCGCCGCACCCATGAGGCGCAGGTGGTCGATGTGCTGCGCCGGCTGGGTGCGGTCAGCCGCGGCGAACTGGCCCGGCACACCGGGCTGTCCCGTACCGCCCTGTCGTCCATCACGGGCGCGCTGATCGGACGGGCCGTCGTCGTCGCCGGTCCGGCCCCGGCCGAGGGGGTACGCGGCCGGGGCAGGCCCGTCGAACTGCTCCGGCTCCACCCGGCGACCGGCCGCTGCGCGGGCGTCGACCTGGGCCGGGGCCGGGTCCGGGCCGTCGTCGCCAACGCCGCTCACCAGATCGTCGCCTCCGGCGCCCGGGCCTGCCCGCCCGAGGTCCCGTGGGAACGGCGCACCGATGCGGCGCTGGAGCTGCTGGACGAACTCCTCGACGGTTCCGCGGCCGGTCTGGAGGGCATCGGGGTCGGTCTGGTCGGACCGGTCCCGGCGCCGGGCGAACGGGCCGCGACCGTGGTACGGCTCCTGGGCGAGCGCTACGGTGCGCCCGTCCTGGTCGAGAACAACACCCGGCTCGCGGCGCTCGCCGAAGCCGTGCACGGCGCCGGGGCCGGCGCCCGGCACGCCGTCTACGTCCATCTGTCGCACGGCGTCGGCGGCGGGCTCGTCGTCGACGGGCGGCTGCTGGGAGGCGCGAGCGGTACGGCGGGGGAGGTCGGACATATGACCGCCGATCCCGGCGGGCCGCGCTGCCGCTGCGGAAACCACGGCTGCCTGGAGCTCTACGCCTCCCTGCCCGCGGTCGAGGCGGCGGGCGGTCCCGGCGACGACGGGGCCGTCGCCCGCGCCGGCCGGATGACCGGCCGGGTGCTCGCCGGTCTGTGCACCGCGGTCAACCCGGAGCTGCTGATCGTCGGCGGAGAACTGGCCGCACTCGGCGCGCGGTTGCTCGGCCCGCTGGAGTCCGAGCTGCGGGCCCGTACCCTGCCCGCCGCGCTGCGCGGGCTGCGTATCGTCACCGCGCGCCTCGGCGACGAGGGCGGGGCGCTGGGCGCCATCGCCCTGATCCGTCAGGAGGCACCCCCGGCGGTGAACGGCGGCGCCCGGGCCGCCGCCGGACCGCTCGCCGGGTGTACCGGGCCGGGCAGCTCCGGCTGA
- a CDS encoding family 2B encapsulin nanocompartment shell protein, whose amino-acid sequence MTVDTSPEPQQQDPRPQSSLGTAAARNLATTTKSAPQMQEITSRWLLRMLPWVEVSGGTYRVNRRLTYTVGDGRIEFVQDGAEVRVIPQELGELSLLRGFDDAEVLSAIAGRCVQRDFRAGEVIVERGTPAEQIHLIAHGRIEQISEGPYGDETVTGVLADGDRFGQSALLDADGVWQYTAVARTAGTLLTLARTDFAAVTAGSPALQTHLREFVSLPEQRQNRLGEAEIAMSSGHEGETALPGAFVDYELKPREYELSLAQTVLKVHTRVADLYSKPMNQTEQQLRLTIEALRERQEHELINNREFGLLHNTAFNQRIQPHSGPPTPDDLDELISRRRGSRFIFAHPRAIAAMGREFNARGLYPDHVDVGGQSVPAWRGVPILPCNKIPVTKDNTTSILVMRTGEDNQGVIGLNQTGLPDEYEPGVSVRFMGIDEKAIISYLVTTYFSAAVLVPDALGVLENVQIARTGS is encoded by the coding sequence ATGACCGTGGACACCAGCCCGGAGCCGCAACAGCAGGATCCCCGCCCGCAGAGCAGCCTCGGCACGGCGGCTGCCCGCAATCTCGCCACCACGACCAAATCCGCCCCGCAGATGCAGGAGATCACCTCCCGCTGGCTGCTCAGGATGCTGCCGTGGGTCGAGGTCTCCGGCGGTACGTACCGGGTGAACCGCCGTCTGACCTACACCGTGGGCGACGGTCGTATCGAGTTCGTCCAGGACGGTGCCGAGGTCCGGGTGATCCCCCAGGAACTCGGCGAACTCTCCCTGCTGCGCGGCTTCGACGACGCCGAGGTGCTCTCCGCCATCGCGGGCCGGTGCGTCCAGCGTGACTTCCGCGCCGGTGAGGTGATCGTCGAGCGCGGTACCCCCGCCGAGCAGATCCATCTGATCGCGCACGGCCGGATCGAACAGATCTCGGAGGGCCCCTACGGCGACGAGACCGTCACCGGAGTGCTCGCCGACGGTGACCGGTTCGGCCAGAGCGCACTGCTCGACGCCGACGGGGTCTGGCAGTACACCGCCGTCGCCAGGACCGCCGGAACCCTGCTCACGCTCGCCCGGACCGACTTCGCCGCCGTGACCGCCGGTTCACCGGCCCTCCAGACGCATCTGCGGGAATTCGTCTCGCTGCCGGAACAGCGGCAGAACCGGCTCGGCGAGGCCGAGATCGCCATGTCGTCCGGTCATGAGGGCGAGACCGCGCTGCCCGGCGCCTTCGTGGACTACGAGCTGAAGCCCCGGGAGTACGAACTCTCCCTCGCCCAGACCGTGCTGAAGGTCCACACCCGGGTGGCCGACCTCTACAGCAAGCCGATGAACCAGACCGAGCAGCAGCTGCGGCTCACCATCGAGGCGCTGCGCGAGCGCCAGGAGCACGAACTCATCAACAACCGCGAGTTCGGGCTGCTGCACAACACGGCCTTCAACCAGCGGATCCAGCCCCACTCCGGCCCGCCCACCCCCGACGACCTCGACGAGCTGATCAGCCGCCGCCGCGGTTCCCGGTTCATCTTCGCCCACCCCAGGGCGATCGCCGCGATGGGCCGGGAGTTCAACGCCCGCGGGCTGTACCCGGACCATGTCGACGTCGGCGGACAGAGTGTGCCCGCCTGGCGCGGGGTGCCGATCCTGCCGTGCAACAAGATCCCCGTCACCAAGGACAACACCACCTCCATCCTGGTCATGCGGACCGGCGAGGACAACCAGGGCGTCATCGGCCTCAATCAGACCGGCCTGCCGGACGAGTACGAGCCGGGTGTCTCGGTGCGCTTCATGGGGATCGACGAGAAGGCGATCATCTCCTATCTGGTGACCACCTACTTCTCCGCGGCCGTCCTGGTCCCCGACGCGCTCGGGGTGCTGGAGAACGTGCAGATCGCCCGTACCGGAAGCTGA
- a CDS encoding GlxA family transcriptional regulator, with protein sequence MPVVALLVADGVPGHQLTAPATVLDAAAAGPGPAAYELRICAIAPAVTTAGPVPLGITATHGLDGLADAATVVVAGQDGVPGDPPPEVAAAVRAAAARGAGIAAVGTGAFTLAATGLLDGRRATTEWCHIPELARRHPRVTVDPGGTPVTDGPFLTASGVLGGLDLFLRLVEYDHGPSAAARTARQLIAPVYAHAGATRAEIDREIAGTAGLEPTLRWLAENLHRPLPLDSIAAHARMSVRSLNRRFHEQTGFTPLQYLLRARVERARELLADGEGTVEEIAARTGFGSAAGFRRHFRRLTGTAPAAVRGTGRPAQDRHA encoded by the coding sequence ATGCCAGTGGTCGCCCTGCTCGTCGCCGACGGAGTCCCCGGACACCAGCTCACCGCCCCCGCCACGGTCCTCGACGCGGCGGCGGCCGGGCCCGGCCCGGCCGCGTACGAGCTGCGGATCTGCGCGATCGCGCCCGCCGTCACCACGGCCGGTCCCGTCCCCCTCGGTATCACCGCGACCCATGGACTCGACGGTCTGGCCGACGCCGCCACGGTGGTCGTCGCCGGGCAGGACGGTGTGCCCGGTGATCCGCCGCCGGAAGTCGCCGCCGCGGTACGCGCCGCGGCCGCCCGCGGCGCCGGGATCGCCGCCGTCGGCACCGGTGCCTTCACCCTCGCGGCCACCGGACTGCTCGACGGACGGCGGGCCACCACCGAGTGGTGCCATATCCCCGAACTCGCCCGACGCCACCCCCGGGTGACCGTCGACCCCGGCGGCACTCCGGTCACGGACGGCCCTTTCCTCACCGCCTCGGGCGTTCTCGGGGGACTGGACCTCTTCCTCCGACTGGTCGAGTACGACCACGGGCCGTCGGCCGCCGCCCGGACCGCCCGGCAGCTGATCGCCCCCGTGTACGCCCATGCCGGAGCCACCCGGGCGGAGATCGACCGGGAGATCGCCGGGACCGCGGGGCTGGAGCCGACCCTGCGCTGGCTGGCGGAGAATCTGCACCGCCCGCTGCCCCTCGACTCCATCGCCGCACACGCGCGGATGAGCGTCCGCAGCCTGAACCGCCGCTTCCACGAGCAGACCGGGTTCACCCCGCTCCAGTATCTGCTGCGGGCCCGGGTGGAGCGGGCCCGGGAACTGCTGGCCGATGGCGAAGGCACGGTCGAGGAGATCGCCGCCCGCACCGGGTTCGGCTCCGCGGCCGGCTTCCGCCGCCACTTCCGGAGACTGACCGGAACCGCACCCGCGGCCGTCCGCGGCACCGGCCGACCGGCTCAGGACCGGCACGCGTAG
- a CDS encoding cytochrome P450 produces the protein MATHVRPGPPPAAGRPVPALDPAVVGQWRAGGGALVDLFTEAQTRLGGIVALPLGPRPTVLVTAPEAVQEVLALRPDRYVKRSHRARLLIGDGVLAATGEAWKRQRKLLQSQFTGRGMRRYEERIAVSAGITAGRWAGYAATGEVFDVGEELRRFALDTIWRSLTGYPLDSGVERDLASLPAVVAALPGLPADATAAEEAVAAELARIDALASRAVAAAREGTGPDGPGLLHVLLAAADTRPEYTDRLIRDELVTLLLAGHETTATTLTWLYLLLDRHPEARERALAAGGEGSPERRQAVQALVHETLRFYPSAWMLPRWATEDDVLAGHRIEAGTDVLVCPYLTHRSPAVWDDPERFDPERFTVPGRRPAHPGSYLPFGLGPRACLGLQFALRESAVLLERLLPAHTPRFRSVPAGTVYGITVRPDGPTPATLAPPGK, from the coding sequence GTGGCCACCCATGTCCGCCCCGGCCCGCCCCCTGCGGCCGGGCGCCCGGTGCCCGCGCTGGACCCCGCCGTCGTCGGACAGTGGCGGGCCGGGGGAGGGGCCCTCGTCGATCTGTTCACGGAGGCGCAGACGCGGCTCGGTGGCATCGTCGCGCTTCCGCTCGGGCCGCGCCCGACCGTGCTGGTCACCGCCCCCGAGGCGGTGCAGGAGGTCCTCGCACTCCGCCCCGACCGCTATGTCAAGCGTTCGCACCGCGCCCGGCTCCTCATCGGCGACGGTGTGCTGGCCGCGACGGGCGAGGCATGGAAGCGGCAGCGCAAACTGCTCCAGTCCCAGTTCACCGGCCGGGGTATGCGGCGGTACGAGGAGCGGATCGCGGTGTCGGCCGGGATCACCGCCGGGCGCTGGGCCGGCTACGCGGCGACCGGCGAGGTCTTCGACGTCGGTGAGGAGTTGCGCCGCTTCGCGCTGGACACCATCTGGCGGTCCCTGACCGGGTACCCCCTGGACTCCGGCGTGGAACGCGATCTGGCCTCCTTGCCCGCGGTGGTGGCCGCGCTGCCCGGCCTGCCCGCGGACGCGACGGCGGCCGAGGAGGCCGTCGCCGCCGAACTGGCCCGGATCGACGCCCTCGCGAGCCGGGCCGTCGCCGCCGCCCGCGAGGGGACCGGGCCCGACGGTCCGGGTCTGCTGCACGTTCTGCTGGCAGCGGCGGACACCCGTCCCGAGTACACCGACCGGTTGATCCGCGATGAGCTGGTCACCCTGCTCCTCGCCGGTCACGAGACCACGGCCACCACCCTCACCTGGCTCTATCTGCTGCTCGACCGTCATCCCGAGGCACGGGAGCGGGCCCTGGCCGCCGGTGGCGAAGGCTCGCCGGAGCGCCGGCAGGCCGTCCAGGCCCTGGTCCACGAGACGCTGCGCTTCTACCCGTCGGCCTGGATGCTGCCGCGCTGGGCCACCGAGGACGACGTACTGGCCGGTCATCGGATCGAGGCGGGCACCGACGTACTGGTCTGCCCCTATCTGACCCACCGTTCCCCGGCCGTCTGGGACGATCCGGAGCGGTTCGATCCGGAGCGCTTCACCGTTCCCGGCCGCCGCCCGGCGCACCCGGGGAGCTATCTCCCCTTCGGCCTCGGACCCCGGGCCTGTCTGGGCCTTCAGTTCGCCCTCCGGGAGTCGGCCGTCCTGCTGGAACGGCTGCTGCCCGCCCACACTCCCCGCTTCCGCTCGGTCCCGGCCGGAACGGTGTACGGGATCACGGTCCGGCCCGACGGCCCGACCCCCGCCACTCTCGCCCCGCCCGGGAAGTAG